Proteins co-encoded in one Fusarium musae strain F31 chromosome 3, whole genome shotgun sequence genomic window:
- a CDS encoding hypothetical protein (EggNog:ENOG41) codes for MSSKRHSILPAIDRSGPRPPVHFSDSLTISENAILQGTHSITIQSETVVHPRSKFESNSGSILIGRRCLIHERTHLGTRPVDPNTAQRGGVVLADFVTIEAGSVIEAGNTEIGEGTVVHAGSTIGSGARIGKMTKISPGTVLPDNTVVFSNGTRRIDRRNLGDQRKIALMKQLAVLRKMIPSNADKFK; via the exons atgtctaGCAAAAGACATTCCATTCTTCCCGCTATCGATCGCAGTGGTCCTAGGCCTCCCGTCCATTTCTCAGACTCCCTGACCATCTCCGAGAATGCGATTCTCCAAGGAACACACTCGATCACGATACAATCAGAAACAGTAGTACACCCTCGGTCAAAGTTTGAGTCAAACTCCGGATCTATTTTGATCGGGCGACGATGTCTCATTCACGAACGAACACACCTGGGAACTCGCCCTGTTGACCCTAATACTGCGCAACGTGGTGGCGTCGTGCTGGCAGACTTTGTTACAATTGAGGCAGGCAGTGTTATTGAAGCTGGCAATACCGAGATCGGCGAGGGTACGGTGGTTCACGCTGGGTCAACTATCGGGAGTGGTGCTAGGATTGGCAAG ATGACGAAGATTTCCCCTGGAACAGTACTGCCCGACAATACTGTAGTCTTCTCGAACGGGACCAGACGAATCGATCGACGTAACCTTGGTGATCAAAGGAAGATTGCCTTGATGAAACAGCTCGCCGTCCTACGAAAAATGATACCCAGTAACGCcgataaatttaaataa
- a CDS encoding hypothetical protein (EggNog:ENOG41) — translation MNPSDVPDEPPPSYAESQNQHKKLPAQPPPAAATPQPKVSASASQAPPPTAGPSQPPAVPRQFPPAFNLYYQGWPNNSYTLAEHQNHPLYLYSAHSGLSDLPPILLHSGPDPSYSPLASASFMFMSASFEVELPPVPGSGAPLAREVVEPVGSHTGLGTGYSFAIEVGPAGNGPRERFEWRRSRGDVIASLGGHYYGWKLVRMSRGAPGGGNMAFAPGGFKDSQGNEVVAAWTMGDGRSLTKVAHFRFMGTGLTGLLGERWAIMVVITGLALFHRDRR, via the coding sequence ATGAATCCCTCTGATGTTCCAGATGAACCTCCGCCTTCATACGCCGAGAGCCAGAACCAGCACAAGAAGCTCCCTGCACAACCTCCGCCTGCAGCTGCAACTCCGCAGCCAAAagtatcagcatcagcatcacaggctcctcctccaactGCCGGTCCCAGCCAACCACCAGCTGTTCCACGCCAATTCCCACCGGCGTTCAATTTATACTACCAAGGATGGCCCAATAATTCCTATACACTCGCTGAACATCAAAACCACCCTCTCTACCTCTACTCCGCACATTCCGGCCTGAGTGATCTACCGCCAATTCTGTTACACTCTGGTCCAGACCCGTCATATTCACCTCTGGCTTCTGCTAGCTTCATGTTCATGAGCGCCAGTTTCGAAGTCGAATTGCCTCCAGTGCCAGGCTCGGGAGCTCCATTGGCACGCGAAGTAGTTGAACCAGTAGGCTCACATACTGGTCTCGGTACAGGCTATAGCTTTGCTATCGAAGTCGGACCAGCTGGCAATGGACCACGGGAGAGATTTGAGTGGCGGCGCTCACGTGGAGATGTCATAGCAAGCTTGGGTGGTCATTATTATGGCTGGAAGCTTGTGCGTATGAGCCGTGGTGCTCCTGGAGGAGGAAATATGGCATTTGCGCCAGGCGGCTTTAAAGATAGCCAAGGAAATGAAGTTGTTGCAGCTTGGACGATGGGCGATGGAAGAAGTTTGACAAAGGTTGCGCATTTTCGTTTTATGGGAACGGGCTTGACAGGACTTCTTGGAGAGAGATGGGCTATTATGGTGGTGATAACAGGGCTGGCCTTATTCCACAGAGACCGAAGATGA
- a CDS encoding hypothetical protein (EggNog:ENOG41) — MEDTSRDIQDEPDLEVGPEPPKTGSGSASASGTDTPPSPKTAAAALKKDKARVRFNSNAAANPPPKSSTPPPAAGGPIAKPRPSLLRGSSAEAVKTLHDAEHESDPESKEAMVAAQERARIMAANIHNDSSAIDRDSLESSTGTAAWDSPYGSSIPLQTLNEGSSSREGFHKLPSEEQEAHGLKEEAFKLVRAHTQRFGPSSTGHQTPDKKDTKQEERVPLTEVYDGNFDGVLYDVPAPEQYRGSVLSQLLKLYKPPDPPFKGSHHRTASTSSVLSEAGTPTVQGTPSGASTPKRKWYDQNKSQDTLANLIEASSRLANPNDPEDKRKKPSGKKPQRPGHKRTTSANRLSGLWQQQEARITVHIAETLARQDYIIKLCRALMLFGAPTHRLEEYLSMSARVLEIDGQFLYLPGCMIISFDDRSTHTTEVRIVRTSQGIDLGKLKDVHLIYKEVMHDIVGVEEATEKLETLMKRKDKFHRWLRVVMFGLMSVCAAPFSFGARLIDLPLIFAFGCLIGVLQLIVAPNSALYSNVFEVSSTIIVSFLARTFGSISSGGEEIFCFGALAQGGIVMLLPGYMVLCSALELQSRAIVPGSIRIVYAVIYSLLLGFGITVGSALYGLFDSNPSNTTTCPDAMNPYYGFIFVPFFVISMCIVYQAKWRQMPVMVIVSFAGYMVNYWSGQRFKSSPQISSTLGALAVGLLANLYSRLRHGVAAAILIPAVFCQVPGSLASTGGLLSGLQVANSITNATGEINGTSSVQFQQGSNPENLVFSVAASMIQIAIGIAVGLFMSSLLIYPLGKRRSALFSF, encoded by the exons ATGGAGGACACTTCTAGAGATATTCAAGACGAACCAGACCTAGAAGTCGGACCCGAACCACCCAAGACTGGTTCTGGttcagcttctgcttctggtaCCGATACACCACCAAGCCCAAAGactgctgctgcagctttgaagaaggacaaggcgcGAGTGCGATTCAACAGCAATGCTGCCGCAAACCCTCCACCAAAATCATctactcctcctcctgctgctggAGGCCCTATCGCGAAGCCCAGGCCATCACTTTTGCGTGGCAGTTCTGCAGAGGCCGTGAAGACTCTTCACGATGCCGAGCATGAGTCAGATCCCGAGTCCAAGGAGGCGATGGTGGCGGCCCAGGAACGTGCCCGTATAATGGCGGCAAACATCCACAATGATTCATCAGCCATTGACAGAGACTCACTCGAATCCAGCACTGGAACAGCCGCCTGGGACAGTCCTTATGGTTCCAGTATCCCACTCCAGACTCTCAACGAAGGTAGCAGCAGCCGAGAAGGTTTCCACAAGCTTCCATCTGAGGAGCAAGAGGCGCATGgcttgaaggaagaagccTTCAAGCTTGTTCGAGCACACACTCAGCGATTTGGACCCAGCAGCACTGGTCACCAGACACCAGACAAAAAGGACACAAAACAGGAAGAAAGGGTCCCCTTAACCGAAGTATATGACGGAAACTTTGATGGAGTCTTATACGATGTTCCAGCACCTGAACAATATCGTGGAAGCGTACTATCTCAACTTTTGAAGCTCTACAAACCCCCAGATCCTCCTTTCAAAGGCTCGCACCACCGAACTGCCTCTACTTCCTCAGTTCTAAGTGAAGCCGGTACCCCTACAGTTCAAGGAACGCCATCTGGAGCATCTACGCCAAAGCGAAAATGGTACGATCAGAACAAGTCCCAGGACACTCTCGCCAACCTCATCGAGGCCTCATCGCGACTCGCCAATCCCAATGACCCGGAAGATAAGAGAAAAAAGCCTTCTGGAAAGAAGCCACAAAGACCTGGCCACAAGCGAACAACAAGCGCGAACCGCCTCAGTGGTCTCtggcaacaacaagaagcacGCATCACAGTCCATATTGCCGAGACTCTGGCCCGACAGGACTATATCATCAAACTCTGCCGTGCTCTCATGCTTTTTGGAGCTCCTACGCATAGACTAGAGGAGTATCTTAGCATGTCTGCCAGAGTTCTCGAAATCGATGGTCAATTTCTATATCTTCCCGGATGCATGATTATCTCTTTCGACGATAGATCGACTCATACCACCGAAGTCAGAATTGTCCGCACGTCGCAGGGTATTGATCTAGGCAAGCTGAAGGATGTCCATCTTATCTACAAGGAGGTTATGCACGATATTGtcggtgttgaagaagctacCGAGAAACTCGAGACCTTGATGAAGCGCAAGGACAAGTTTCACAGGTGGCTCAGAGTTGTCATGTTTGGACTCATGAGTGTCTGTGCTGCCCCTTTCTCCTTCGGAGCTCGTCTCATCGATCTTCCTCTCATCTTCGCTTTCGGCTGTCTTATTGGAGTACTCCAGCTTATTGTGGCCCCCAACTCTGCCCTCTATAGCAATGTCTTCGAAGTTTCTTCCACCATCATCGTCAGTTTCTTGGCCAGAACGTTTGGCAGTATCTCGAGTGGAGGCGAAGAGATCTTCTGTTTCGGCGCTTTGGCGCAGGGCGGTATTGTCATGTTGCTGCCCGGTTACATGGTTT TGTGCTCCGCTCTCGAACTCCAATCTCGTGCTATTGTCCCCGGTTCGATTCGAATAGTCTACGCCGTCATTTACTCCCTTCTCCTCGGATTCGGTATCACTGTTGGTTCCGCTCTTTACGGATTATTCGACAGTAACCCGTCCAATACTACAACTTGTCCCGATGCCATGAACCCCTACTACGGCTTCATTTTCGTGCCATTCTTCGTCATCAGCATGTGTATTGTCTACCAAGCCAAATGGCGCCAGATGCCCGTCATGGTCATCGTTTCATTCGCTGGTTACATGGTAAACTACTGGAGTGGACAGAGATTCAAGTCTAGCCCTCAAATCTCCAGCACACTGGGTGCATTGGCCGTTGGACTCCTCGCCAACCTCTATTCTCGACTCCGACACGGTGTTGCAGCAGCAATTCTTATTCCAGCAGTGTTCTGTCAAGTGCCTGGAAGTCTTGCATCCACTGGAGGATTGCTTAGTGGTCTACAAGTCGCCAactccatcaccaacgccaCTGGTGAGATCAATGGAACCTCCTCTGTTCAGTTCCAGCAGGGCTCGAACCCTGAAAACTTGGTATTCAGCGTTGCTGCATCCATGATTCAGATCGCCATCGGTATCGCCGTAGGTCTCTTCATGAGCTCTTTGCTCATCTACCCTCTGGGCAAGCGCCGCAGTGCCTTGTTCAGTTTCTAA